The window GGGGTGCTTGAACGCCTCATCGCCGAAGTATATATTATACCGACCACGGACGACAGCATGGATTGGCGACTGTGCACTGCCTATGAGACTAACTGCCGTGTCGGCCGCAGAGACCGAGGCACCGACCGTGATGACTTTCTTCTCGTAGTTAGTGGCCAGAGCAACCCCCAAAACGGCTACTGGGATCGACACTTACTTTTCCTCGGTACTTCTCCGGGCTGCGATAGTGTTTTGTATGTTCAATGCTGCCAGGGTTTCTGGCGGCGAACTCCTTCAGGCCAGGAATGGCCGGAATAAATGGCACCGCATAATGGCCCGTAGCCACCACGACCGCATCGAATTCCTCGTTCCACCAGTAGTCTGATTGGGCTCCGTTCTCGTCCGGGCGCCGTAGGGTCAGAACCCATTTTTGGCTATTGGTATCCTTAATGGCACGTTCGACGGTGGTATTGTACTGAATCAGATCCTGGTATTGCTTGCGGGTGAACAGGTCCTCAATGTACTGCCTAATGACAGAGTGGTGCCGGAAAGGAGTGTCCTGTCCGTGCCGTTCAATGGACCATTGCGACCTAACTGTTGGAATAGGCTCTTGCGAGAAAGACATTGCAGCCGCATCCACATTGGTCTCTAGCGTGGGATAGACTGGGGAATCAGTAAAGCGGTCCTGTTTGGTAGCGGGGATCCGACATGGAAGATTTGCTGGAATCTCTGGTGGTGTGTCGGCCGTACGCTCCGAAAGCTTGTCCAAGTCGAATTGTTGAGGGGGCTCATCATCTCTCGACACCCTGTTTGAAGGTTAGCATATGACAAGTGTATTGATCTCCATGCGACGTACCAGCAACCCCCGGCTCTCTCCTGCCTGTCAAAAACGCGGATGACATCAAATGCTTTCTCTTGCATGAACGCATCCACAGCAATTGCCCCCGCGGGGCCcgcgccgatgatggcgatgctcTTGGCGCCAGGCATTGCAGCTTTTTGCGATGTAGACGCCAACTGGGACGCTTTTGAGGTTGCAATTTGCCCCTCAGACCCTTTTTAATAATGTCTTCAGACAGTCGTAGCCTTTCTCGGCCGAGCTCTCGTTAACACTATTTCGTGGCCTAGGATAGGGTGAAGTTAGTTCACACCTGTCACGCCATCGGGCCTTCTTTTGCGCAAAGCTCGGCCAATACATAGTAGGACATACCGATCAATGGTAATAGATCTAACCGACAATGCGACCGAGAATATCTGAGCGAGACGCACGCGCCACACTCTCAATTCGGCCCAAATACCCCGGAGTTGGTTCAATGCCGACTTTTTTGTTCTGAAAAATTATCTTCCATCAACCCAAGCCGAGGATGTGATTGGCCAGGTGCAGAACCCCTGTCCACCGCGGATAAGATAAGCACTGCCAACTCCAAGCCTTTTGCCTTTTGTAGCCTAGTTGCTCCCTTTTCTCACTCGGTTCGTTGACTATTCTTGAATCAAGAATAACTACCGCCACCATGGAGGAACACCTGCGTCAGAGTATCTCCAACCACCCACATGCCTTCCAGCACTTTCACAGCAACCCGCCCAGCTCGCCTCACCGTTCCGACAGGATGTCGCCGCGCGCCGAGGCCACCACTTCGGCCCTGGAGACCGAGTCAGCCGTAGCTCGACAGCATCGCCACGGCactgatgaagaaggtcatGAATACCCTCGATATTCTTCCGACAGCGACCCATTCCGCCTAGCTTCTAAGCTCaagaccgaggaggaaatccGCCAGATCAAAGCCAATACTTCGCGCAAGCGCGATGGGTTGGCTAACCAGGGCTCGAAAATGATAGATCGCGGGAAACAGGCGCTTACGAATCGCAAGCTGCAGGGGTTCTACGAGAACCAGAACGAGAACATCCAGCGGATGCTGAAACCCGTCGAGGAACATGTGCGCGCGGCTCGCGAGTTGAACAATGAGAACAGTCTCAAGTACAAGATCGCTGTGTACGGCAGTTTCGCCGCGAATATCATCCTGTGTGCCATCCAGGTGTATGGTGCCGCCTCATCCGGCTCCCTTTCGCTCTTTACCACCATGGCGGATGCGATTTTCGACCCAATGTCCAACCTGACCCTCCTACTATGCAATAAAGCCGTGAACCACGTCAACCCGGCCAAGTTCCCTGCTGGCAAGGCGCGCATTGAGACGGCTGGCAATATATGCTTCTGTTTTCTTATGACCGCCGTGTCATTTATCATCATCGCATTCTCTATCCGTGAGGTCGTTCAGGGCTCTGATACCCTTACCTCGACTTTCCACCTACCTTCGATTATCGCCGTCGCGGTGGCCTTTGTCACCAAGCTTTCTCTTTTCACCTACTGCTTTGCTTTGCGCGAGGTCTCCCAAATTCGGATTCTGTGGGAGGACCACCGCAACGACTGCCTTATCAACGGCATTGGTATAGCGACATCTATCCTAGGTAGCAAAGTTCGCTGGTGGATTGACCCTATGGGCGCTATCCTACTCTCTGTTCTGATTAGTGGACTGTGGCTGCACTCCGCTTATGGCGAATTTCAACTACTGATTGGTGTCACTGCAGACACTAAGATGCAGCAGCTTATTACCTATATCtgtgagttttttttttttttttccacttTACTATTGATTATCTGAGCTACAGCGCTAATTACATCTGTAGCTATGACTCACTCTCCCCTTATCACCGCCATCGACACGGTCCGCGCTTACACTTCTGGCCCCCGTCTGCTGGTGGAGGTCGACATCGTTATGGAGGACTCGGAATCCCTGCGTGCCACCCACGACGTCGCGGAGGAACTGCAAATAAAGCTTGAGTCTCTGCCAGATGTTGAGCGTGCCTATGTGCACGTTGACTATGAGACTACCCACAAGCCCGAGCACTTCCTGAAGAAGGAGCTTTGATTTGTGTTTGCGTTTGTGATTCGGGGTATTTGAAAATAGTCGTAGATTACCATCTTGGTTGCAGGCTAcatgtatatatatatagagGGCATATATTGGCTTAAAGTTCTAGTAACGGATTACACATAATAATGATTATACTGACGTGTTCGCACAAACATTACGGAGTATCTATAGTGGTATCTACGTATAGACCTTTACGGCTTCCTATTGATCCGTTGCCTCGCTAGTTAGTCGACATACAGATGACTTACCGGACTAACTACGGCGCGCGCTGCCGATGCATATTATCTATTCCCTGGCCCAAGGCGCGCCCGGCCCGTCGTATACTATCTGCTCCCCTACCTCTGTTCCTACTGACTGTAAGCCACCTAACTTGCTCGTACAATTTGCAGAGTATTCGGTAAGAACTTTCGTCTATTTATAGACTTTCTACTTTTACGGCCTCTCATTGTCCCCATCTAAAGTCCCTTTTCTTAGTTTCCGCCTCCTGATTAAAGGCAACGCCACTTCATCCATCCCAGCTGCTGCCACATTGCTCTGCAATATTAGGAGTTTGCGCCGATTAGGCGCGGGATTAGTTGGGCGCTGCCTTCTATAATTGAATATCTAAATAGAAGGTTGAATTAGCACCCTCGAAACAATGTTAGTGCCCCACCGGCGTGTTTGGGACACCAATCCTGCATCCTTTCGAGAAGGATGTACGGATGGCCTGCTAAAATACGGTAAACGTTTGTTTAGATTAGCGTAACTAAATGCTTCTTGGTAGGTTGATTGCCCCATTAGtcttttcctctcctccaccttctACGTCTTTCTTTGGGGGTGATGCAAACTTCAATCGGACCCATGTTGGTGTAGAACGGAATTTTCTAGAACCCCAAGTCAGAATTCCCACACCACTGCAAAGCTTTAGAGGAGAATGATCACATTGCTCTTGGCAGCCCCCCTATTCTGCAATAGAG of the Penicillium psychrofluorescens genome assembly, chromosome: 1 genome contains:
- a CDS encoding uncharacterized protein (ID:PFLUO_000470-T1.cds;~source:funannotate), translated to MPGAKSIAIIGAGPAGAIAVDAFMQEKAFDVIRVFDRQERAGGCWVSRDDEPPQQFDLDKLSERTADTPPEIPANLPCRIPATKQDRFTDSPVYPTLETNVDAAAMSFSQEPIPTVRSQWSIERHGQDTPFRHHSVIRQYIEDLFTRKQYQDLIQYNTTVERAIKDTNSQKWVLTLRRPDENGAQSDYWWNEEFDAVVVATGHYAVPFIPAIPGLKEFAARNPGSIEHTKHYRSPEKYRGKKVITVGASVSAADTAVSLIGSAQSPIHAVVRGRYNIYFGDEAFKHPEILRRAPITHITSNHSGDRTVHFEDGTCEKDVDHIIFGTGFTWSLPFLPQVLTRNNRVPDLYQHVFYRHDPTLIFVGAVGAGLTFKVFEWQAVAAARVLAGRAALPSVAEQKKWEDDRISHKGDGPAFTMLNPEFKAYFEGMRSLAGEPRDGTPGRRLPPFDQKWVDVFNAGHERRIKMWKRANMAAKI
- a CDS encoding uncharacterized protein (ID:PFLUO_000471-T1.cds;~source:funannotate), whose translation is MEEHLRQSISNHPHAFQHFHSNPPSSPHRSDRMSPRAEATTSALETESAVARQHRHGTDEEGHEYPRYSSDSDPFRLASKLKTEEEIRQIKANTSRKRDGLANQGSKMIDRGKQALTNRKLQGFYENQNENIQRMLKPVEEHVRAARELNNENSLKYKIAVYGSFAANIILCAIQVYGAASSGSLSLFTTMADAIFDPMSNLTLLLCNKAVNHVNPAKFPAGKARIETAGNICFCFLMTAVSFIIIAFSIREVVQGSDTLTSTFHLPSIIAVAVAFVTKLSLFTYCFALREVSQIRILWEDHRNDCLINGIGIATSILGSKVRWWIDPMGAILLSVLISGLWLHSAYGEFQLLIGVTADTKMQQLITYISMTHSPLITAIDTVRAYTSGPRLLVEVDIVMEDSESLRATHDVAEELQIKLESLPDVERAYVHVDYETTHKPEHFLKKEL